The DNA region TGAAAAAATCATACCTTGTAAGAAGTAAAAGGATATCGGCGTAAACCAAAATATACTCTGAAAAGATAAATAGTGGAAAATATATAAAAGCACGACCACTAAAAGGACAGAGAGAAAATGCTTGCTATCATATCGCTGTTTATTTATCGAATCTTTGAACGACGGATTTAATTCGTATGACTCAAAGAGAACAAATGTAGCGTACTTCTGCTTATAAGACTTCAACCCCTGCATGGTTAGGAAGAAATCCAACATCATTAAGACAATGACTATGACAATCGTCACATAAATATTTTCTAACATCGCCCTCATAATAGGGATAGATTATATAAAGTTACCGAAGAAATTCAGTAAGAAAGTTCCAATGGGTTTCACAATCATATTGAGTATAGTCAAAGATGCTCAGATTGTCGCCGATTAATAGAATAACTGCAAAGCAGACTATTTATCCGAAGGACTAAAAAGGTGGGGGCTATCTATTTTTAAACCATTTTTCCGCCTTTGGTCGACGGTGAGGACAACCGGGCCAGCAGCAGGGTTGCCGTTCACCTTCTTTCAACTCAGCAACCATGCGCTCGATATGTTCGGTTCTCGTTTCCAGCTTTTTAACGATGGTAGTCCAGCAAATCCACTCGTTTCGTTGGATCAGTGTAAGACTGTTCCACTTGGCAAGTATGTGCACGTCAGAAGACAAAGCTTTTTCCATGTCCGCCGGCACTTTATGTACTACACCAGCGGCGATTTCTTTTTTGGTCATAAGTTTATTTCACCAAATCTCCTATTTAAGTTTTTCTTTGGCGGCAAATTTTTTCAATTCTGAAAATTGAGATTCAAGAGACATCACTTGTCTGTCTTCACTCTCAGTCAATTTTCCGAAAGTCATATTTTGGTGCAGCATCGTTGACGCATTGCAAACACCTGCTATCAATGCTACCCATGATTATAAACTAAAACACCTGGTGAAGATATTCAGCTTATCTGGGGAATTATTAATAGGTTAGCCTCCTCAAGC from Candidatus Woesearchaeota archaeon includes:
- a CDS encoding YdeI/OmpD-associated family protein, with product MTKKEIAAGVVHKVPADMEKALSSDVHILAKWNSLTLIQRNEWICWTTIVKKLETRTEHIERMVAELKEGERQPCCWPGCPHRRPKAEKWFKNR